The DNA window acgtacattttctcagcgaactctttctcttaacgcttgatacttgagtaaatatgtgagtgatttgtacaaaatgaacacacagaatcctaacattaagactcctatttatactagtttcgaccttaacggtcctacactaatctgctgccacgtttctcataagaacttctagcgacgccatctgttacttggacagttacgaaaccgttttcgaatttcaaatcttcccgcctgagtccgtcttcgacgcgtggcagtgtattaaaacactacgaaaatacgctaagtagtaatacttgaatatatttataaatttcgtctaagtccccgaagatacatacttttcactagctttcagtattcattatcttcatagcgaacttagaaatctttattctcgaagcatgaccatcagtagccattcttttatttttaagggatggctatcagtaaccatctttccttcgattttctacttcttcgaaggacaaatactacaaaacgaaatcttcagctaacaaagtgtttttttaaaaataaaaagagagtgatcatattttctttgaaaaaatttaAAGATGAAATATAGTCAATAAATCACTTGTACCAAATTCTAGGAGTTTGTTTGAGCCCATAAAAAAATTTGCATAAACGAAATTCATGATTAAGAAATTTCTGAACCCTTAAATTCTAACCGTTGATACATATATACTGTTTCTTTTCTCCATGTAGAAAGACATTCATGACATCCAACAAGTGAATTTATCGTGACTTAGAGAGAGTAATGTTAAGAACTGTTCGAATAATAACCGATTTGACAACAGGACTAGAACTTTCTCCACAAAATAATGTCAACCTATTGACCTGCACTGTCACCTACAAGTTGGGCTTCACTCCACTCAAAAGAACCGGTAGGTTCTTCTTTGTTTACAAATTCACATAGATCGAATAACATTAATATCAGGTGGTCGTGATTAGGGATGTGCAAAATATCCGGCTGTGAGGcccaaatccataaccaaatccaaattcattttaaatattcggatataattaaatggttactGATCGGTTTAAATATTAATGGATTGGTTATCCATCCATTTAATTCGGacataattaaatggttattaaccggttaaataaTTTTTGGATTCAGTTATAATTCGGTTATTATCCAAAATCCAAAATTAATCCacatattttaattcaaatataaatgttttagtttttaaaataaaaaatatttttaaaattggattttaaaaaaaaataccgaTTATATAATCAGAACCTAATTTATAACCCGTTTTTATTGAAATGTGATTATGGTTAtcaatccaaaccatttaaatggtttaaaaatggttatggtttggtttttaaaaataaccaaTCATGCATACCCCTAGTCATGACACTAAATCTCACGTCTTATTTTTAATTTGAGCATAATATTTGTCATCCGTTGGATCTTTAAGTGTAGACACAGAGTTTCTAGATATAAGGGATTTAGGAACATGGATGTGTACACCATAATATTTTTGGTTGGGTCTAAAAATACAATGTTGACTCCTAAAACTGGTTTGGTTTTGTTGGTAAAGAGAGTTGGAAAATGGGAGGAAGAGAATATTGGCTTGTTTGGTCAAGGTGTAATTGAATAGTGGAAGGTGGGGGGAAAAGGTGTAATGTGTGAGGTTGTGATAGGTTCGTTTTGTAGGATATAAGGAGGTGGTTGTTCGAGCACTAGGGTTTTAAATGGAAATGACGTTTGTTTGGTTCAGAAATCGGCGGGGGACTAATTTAGGTGATGGACTGGTGGACTTGGATGCGGACCGGTTTAAGCGTGACTCAATATAGATGCTTAGAGTCTTTGAAAACATGGATGTACTTGAGATTTTTTTGAAATAGGAAAAGTCCACAAGAAATTTGAATAATTATCCAAAAAGAGAACATAATATTTGTGTAGAGAATCCAGATTCATGTGCCCCCCTTTGAAACATTTTGGATTCTTCGAGTTCCAACCTGGATTTTGAGGCTACAAATTTTTGAAGAGGATCGTGTTGTTAAATGTAAGTTACGAATATGAGATAACAAAGATCATTTGCAATACCAAATGGATATTTAAGATCGAATAATCAACATTTGCTAGTTGATTAGAGATGGGTTTGAGACAGTTTCAATATGCTTTAGTAGATGTAGAATCCTCAAGGTTGGTATTGATAAACTAATTTTCAAGTTGACCAACCCTTGAATGTTTGTTATCATGGAACAAAGAAGCGATGTGATTCCAACATTATTTTGTTGATTCGTCGATCACAACTCAAGTATGAAAAACCACATGAAAGTTCTTTGACGTATCTTGGGATACATTCAAGGCACACAATATTATAATTTACATTTTTTCCCTCGTCTACTACCATCTTAATTTCATATATAGAGATACAAATTAGGAGGGTGCCTTGATACCCGGCGATGCACCTTTAATTATTATGGGTAACTTGTTTTCTTAATCGTCCAAACGGCAACCCACGTTGATAAAGCCGAATATCATGGTGTTGCCAATATGGTCTATGAATCAAGCTGGTTGCACAACTTTCTTCTTGAGTTACACTATTCTATTCACAAGTCCCCATGGATTACTGTGACAAAGTCACTACAATCTATCTCTCTAGTAAAATAGTTCAACATCTACGAACGAAACACATCGAGTTTGACATTCATTTCCTTTGCAAATAATATATTAAAGTCATGTATGTGTTCTTCACGTCCCCTCGCGATATCAAATTACAAATTTTCTTATCAAAGGTCTTCGTTCATATTGTTTCAAGATTTTAGAGACACTCTTAGTGTTTGTCAACCTCCCACTTTAGTTGtaggaaaatattaaaatatgtcTATATTTATCAACCATTAATTATATTCATTAGCTATTAATTATGTTTATTAGAATATTTCTATATTAATTAGCCATTAAATATGTTCATTAGCTACTAATTATATTCATTATCTTTATAAGTTtccaaataagattttataataGTTTTATAGTATCCAAAAATCTGATCGATGAGAAGTAAGAAATTACATTCTTATAATTGTGAAGTGTAACATGAGTtattatacatatttataattttgtCACAATTAAAATTATCAATATAAAAGGTGAATACTTCGATACCATATTAATTTAGTTGtatatgaataaataatttaatcaagCAATGTCATTTCATATTATTCAAGTGTAAAACAAGAGATAGGAGATGTAAAGTAAACAGTTCTTCATGTGGCGTGGTACTAACCTCTTATGCGATGAAGTGAAGGTGTACGTCCaagttatcatttcaatactcGAGTTAGTGAGGTCATAGTAATTTAACTTTGTAAGAGTGAATGAATAATGTCTGTTATGGCGTGTGAGAAATCATACATATAATATGCGGTTAAAGCTGCTCTTGCTTGGCCCACATGAGGTATGAGAGACCGTATGATTAGATCTAAGGAATGTTGATGAACAAGTAGACTAGATACGTTGTGAGACCCTATGGCAGGGGTCTACCTGTTCGTGTTCCATATAACAGATTCCTAGATTGAGTCGCTCGAATTAGGTTAGTTTTATTGTGTCGTTGGGGCGGTCTTGAAAACTTGTCCTCAAGTCCTTGCTTTCATTCATTAAGCTAAGACTATAGAGAAATGTTGATACGACTATTTTAAGTGTCGTCGCTAATTGTTAAACAATTTTGAGCAGATATTCACTTTGGGGTTAGAAGTGCAACGAATGTGAGTAGTTGACATCGAGAACATGCACATTAAATGACAGTCTTATAGCCAAAATGTTTTGCAGTTAAAGATTTCTATATGGTCATAGATTTTGAggcataaataatatttttttagtatttgAGTGTCATGGGAGGATTGAGGTCAAGTCATGACCATTGGTGGTGATATAGCATTTTCCTCGATCTTCGACCACTGATCGTGGGGTCGTCTACTTCCATATATAAAGGCCAAAGGGTGAATCTGGTCTTCTTTTGATCATCGTACTTGTGAGACCTTAAAGACTTTCTTATTCTTCTTACTTTGTTCGAACTCCACTTTACTGTCAATCTTTTTCTcagtctttctttctttctttatttgGATGTTACTCTCGATGTTGAGGTGGCTCGACTTCTTCATGTAACCAAATATGTGATTCTTGAATGTAATGATTTTGACTGTCTACTTATTATGTTTACTTGTCGTTTGTGATGATTCTTTGGGTGATTGACATGATTAACTCAAAAGATGATGCTGCTTCAACAGGTAGAGGTATTATTGCCGACCTTGATCTCAAGGAGATTAGGAAGGCTTTTTGCTTTTCAGATTTTCCTTTAACCAATCCAGAGTTCGTAAGTGTTTTCTAGTAAGAACGAAAATCCCAAACTTATATTAGTGTGCATCGACACGCTTTTGGTTGTCATCTTACTGACAATAAAGTAATATGGTGGTTGGAGTCTCAATCGCGTGCTCATACTCAtggtcattattttttatttgttggcACTGAAGCAAGGATGGATCGAGGCATCCACCAACTAGCCTGGAGTTAGGAAATGAAAACCAACTGTCAATGGTGGATAAGGAGACATTAGatataatttctattttttgtCGGTAAATGAGGCTTAAATAATTCCTTCACCGAGCTGTGCTCTTCCATTAACTAGGGGGTGCTCTCCCCAAAAGATAACAAGAGATTGCGCAACAAATATGAAAGGTGTTTTCTTCCTCTTCAAAAGAGTTTTCTTCACGAACAAGTCTCCGACTTCCCTTTAACGACTTTAAGATAAAGGTTCTTGTTCGAATGGAGACTTCTCCTTCACAACTGTAACTAGTAAGATGGACCTACATAAACTTCTTTCAATAATGGTGAGAATATAAAAGGAGTGTGCCAACTCTAACACTCTTCTTCCACCTATTCGACATCCAACTATGCTCACCAAACTCAGAATATAGTATGGGTATACTCTTCCTTAAGTAGAGTAGGAAGCTGTATTAGTTGACAAGATAAAATTATGTATTATTTTACACTTTTAATGTatctatataaaatttatatatgttttgtaATAGTTTAATTGTAAGTATAACACCACATTCTAAAATTCCAAAATTCAATTTCGCTATATATAAATCAATTAAAGTTAATTTATGgattttaaatttaacttgaaCTAATCAAACTAATCTAATTTTAACAACATAGAGATAAACACAATTAAGAGTAGGAGTTTAGTGAGACttcaaaaataattctaaaacatCCTACCATTCTTAATTCTTATTAACTGATCAAAACCGGTTCTACTTTAAACCACCATCGATTCAATGAACCGGTTCAAAAAACTAACAGTCCAGTTTGGTcagcatttttttttgaaatcttgaTATTCGGTCTTGCGATTGACTAATTCAAGAAAATCAATCTCACCGTCTATTAACAGAGGTCCCATTTAAAATCAGAGCAGAGCTTTGAATGAATTgatccaacataagaattgttagCGTCTAATAGGATTTAAACCCGATTAAGAAGAGATTTGGTCAGCATATTAAAACCGGGTCAAACTTAATTTAATTCTCCTCACACCGAATCAAATTCCCAAGAATAACAAAAAAATCACGAAATATCATCTTAGGTTTAATTTCATTAAATACTTTACTTAGAAACGTAAATGCATCACAGGGATCAAAAAAGAAAGTCTTTGAGATCACATCCCAAAGTGGATTACAGAATCTCATCTCCATCTCCATTATCCAACACCGTCAACATCTTCCAActataattttcttttaaaaagattttcagATTTCttagagagagaaaaagatttcattttaatcatttaatgctaaataaatatattttttaaaaaagataaaaaataaataaagcggTGCCAGATGGATATAGTAGAATcaaaaaaacaacacaacatgTCACATTGTcacatatatttaaagttttgacACCTACGTTAAAGACttccctttttctttctttttttttcactctctctttcgttttcttctcttttttcttccATGGAGACAAACGGTGTCGTTTCGATTGGTGTCGATGCTGAAGAGGTTCATGTTCTGGCCGTTGATGATAGTTTAGTTGATCGGAAAGTCATTGAACGCTTGCTCAAAATTTCAGCTTGTAAAGGTTAGTTTTGTAATTTCCCAAACACAAATAAAAATGTAGaatatttttattactatatagaattttaatttaaatttcttgAATTTTTCTTTTAGTTACTGCTGTGGATAGTGGAATCAGAGCACTGCAATTTCTGGGATTGGATGAAGCTGATGGTTTTATCGTACGTGCGctaattgaaaattgaaaatattcattttgagcggtattttattatttttcatttaatgaGAGATTATTAActttattatgatttttaattttatttaatttttttgttttcttagCCGGGTTTGAAGGTGGATCTAGTCATTACTGATTATTGCATGCCTGGAATGACTGGTTATGAGTTGCTCAAGAAAATCAaggttttaattattttcataataataataattcattttcaaagtttttttaattataatttataatgttAGTGAAATTTGATTGTAAATTGTATTATGAAGCAGGAATCGTCCACTTTCAGAGAAATTCCTGTAGTTATTATGTCTTCTGAAAACATTTTGCCACGCATAGACaggtattattattttatttatttatttattttcaaaattattattattaatttttattgttattttatttatttattttcaaaaaggagTGATTTGTAAATATTGAAAATATGTAGGTGTTTGGAGGAAGGTGCAGAGGATTTTATAGTGAAGCCAGTGAAACTATCTGACGTGAAACGTTTGAAGGGTTACATGACAACAAGAGATGTTAGAGGGGAAATTGAAAACAGAGAAATTAACGTTAACTTTAACGGTAACGTTGAAGGTAACAAAGGAGCGGGAATCAACAACAAAAGGAAATTAGAGGAAGCTTCTGATGAGTTTTCATCAGAACCGTCCGTTTCATCATCACCGTCGACTTCATCGTCGCCTTTGTCTTCTTCACCCGATGTGCTTGATTCTCCGATCCGACGGCTTAAAATGAGTGACACTGAATGACTATTTGGACTGTCATATAGGATACTATCATTACCTTTTTTTTTTCGaacattttttttgtttacttttttttaatgtttaaacTGCAATTACTTACCCGTTTTTTTTAAACGGTTTTTGTTGCATTGCCCTGTTCTTAATTATTTTATCTTTGGGTTAATTTATTGTGTTTCTTAGTATGCAAGTGGGTTAAAGTTACTGAAgtatattagtattatttttgttgttttcctTTTTCGTAACAAAAGATGAAATATAAAATTTAGGCCCTTTTATGTGAATAAAATTTAGGCCCTTTTATGTAATTGTAAAAGGGAAGAAGACCAACATTTGTGTGAtaataattatgtattttaaGTAGGGTTGGTATCTCCGCCaaccccaaaaaaaaaaaaacatgtaatatgtttggattgacttttgGAAGATttataatcaattttaaatgtgtataattgattttgagtgattttgaggtgtttgttttattaaaagtagaattgattctgcatccaaattgattctacttgaaattagaatttgtagcttttatctctagaattgattctaaataatttttacactgaaatttattgttcaactcacttttacataaatgtatcaaaatataaattaatcttgttaaaatcaattctaccaaactcaattctgctaGAATTAATTTTATTCACCGTTAATTCAAACACACCCATAATTGAGGATGTGTTTTTAAAATCTTGATATGTTTTTAAGAAAATTAGAGTGGGACGGTTTGAAAGAATCTGTCATGGGTAAGACGAACATTTAATATTTTGACCAATCCAACAAGAATCTGTCATGGGTAAGACGAACATAAAAATTTGTTCTGGGTAAGACgaacatttaatattttgatccgTCCAACAAAAATCTTcggataaaataaatatatttgacTGGTTGGACATGTTTTGCCACTCATGATTATTAGTATATGATCAATAATTTAGAGGGATTCTTCACATTAGCACAATCAAATATGatgtttaatattttaaatataaaaaattaattgttttattttaattaaattgttaAAGTTTTATCTCTTAAAAcatgaataaattaatttaaaatttagcggctagaattttactattttaaaataaataaattaatgtcGTAGATTTTAACTCACGACTCAGTTGAATGTTTGTGtacaattttcaattaaattgacttaattgaatttacttaacaaacatgtaatattttgttGAGTAATGTAGGTAGGAGAAAAAATAATGAGGAAGAGaatcaaataatgaaaataattgGAAATGATGTAAAACAGATGGAATATAGGGTTGCAAGATCTTGCCTGCTAAAAGAATAAAGAAGGAAGGGGGATATGAATGGGACACGTTAAATTTAAAGTGTCCCCCCTATAAGGAAGAGTGTAGGAAAGTGTAGTGGGGTCAATGGAACTGTTGTAATTGTCTACTTGTCTCAAATGGAGGATGTGTCCTACAATTAAACTTGTGCTAAAAACACTGCTTCTGTCATGTGGAAATGGAACCAgaatatttggttgttgcttctttacttttttttcttatcttttttcataAATCTGTCACCTGCTCTATATCTTGGTGCATAGAGTTTTGATGGAAACATGTTCATATTTGTGTTATAGAGGTAACAACTCCATTCAAAATTGTAAGATTTCTTACACTTTCAATAAAACATTCGAGTAAATTAGTTAGTTGAAAAAAATGTTGAGAGAAATAATATTAAAGGTTATGTGTGGATATTATAAATTTAGCATTTTGAAATAGAGGAGAATGATGTGTGTTCTAAAAGAAGATTTCATTTTAAAGTTTGAATATTTCAAAACAGAATAGGACAAATTCTTTGTTGTGCTTAAATGGCATAAATATTGTGGAATGCATGTTATAAAAGTGTGAAGAGAGAATGCATGTTAAGATTATGTTTGAATATTATAAAATGAGCATATAGCAATAGTGGGATGAAAGGTACCTAAAAGAAGATTTCATTTCATCGTTGAATATTTTATGATGGAACAAGAAAAATTCTTTATTGATTTTAAATCGAGAAGAAGAAATATGGTAGTAAgtgatgaaataaaattaaattcataacacTTAATTCTACTTCGTACAATTCAATTTTTACTTATCCAAACAATAGAATATCATTCCATTTCATCTCATACTACTTCATTCCATCATATTTCATATTATAAAAGTGTGAAGAGAGAAAGAATGTTAAGGTCATATTTGAATATTATAAAATGAACGGAGTGAAATATATGGAATAATGTGTGAAATTACGTTCCTCAGAGACATATGTTAGATCAGATGTATGAGACAACTTGTTCAACTTGTTAAACCAGGTTTTACACAATATGAGAGCAACACAAAAATAAAgacaaaacaataaagaacacaagataattggtagggatggcaatgggcagggtttgggcagggtactatagtagtcgtccccatacccgcagtttaaaaaaatccCCGTACCCGAGCCCAAACCCGCGTGAGTATCAACAGGGGCGGTTCCAAGGCCCagcgagcccgggcacgcgcccgggctcaacccctattttctttgtacttccCCCAATTTAATAATCGATTTTTAGACAGAACCAAGGGCAAAATTAGGGGCAAGATTAGGAAAAAcagggtgtgaaaattaaaacagatgaataattagtggtgtaaagtttttgcccaggctgACTAAAATTTCTAGCTCCGCCACTGGGTATCAATATTCATGCCCGTACCCGTACCCTATGGGTACCTCAATGCCCATATCTGTACCCGTATacccgcatttatagtaaaattaaatcgtttaattacaaaatatcatataatttaagtctttttaacaatattaaaaaaattatgtatgttattgttgagttaagaaacaaataaacacttttatcaAAATGTGTACTGATTTAATAacgatatattttaaaaaaaatttagaatcatgcatttttatataataatataaatgacattatagaaatatgtagtgtgggtatggggcgggttgggtagtaaggtacccgtacccgcacccatacccgcatattttaatgggtaactacccgtgcccatacccatttttatgggtatttaccctacccgatatggggtattttgtgggtacccactagggatgggccaaattgccatccctaatAATTGGTAACCCAATTTAGTGCAAATCACACCTACATTTGGGGGGCAATTAAACCCAAGAAAGAAAATTCACTCTTCTATAGAATTAGTACAAAGTGTCTTAGATGAACAAGCCCATTGTTCAATGCCCCTCTTCTTAATCTACCCTAGTGTctttctatttaggactccccctaaatatgagaaccccctctcactttctctctatCACTAATCTCAAATGATTAACATCAATAAACACAATGATGATGGTtgaattacaactcaactaaacAAACCAACTACTATGTCTTATGACACAGGCCAGATGGGGCACACATGCTAGGACATCTGTTCCTACACGTGTCCTTCTTCACAAAAATAACTTGAATAAACCATTTTGTTTTGCATAATGAAGTCATACCAAAAAGGAACAACAATCTCCCTCTTTGGAAATTTTTGGCAAAACAACAGTTTTCAAAAATATACAAGATGTGCAACAAAAGTTGAGAATTAAGAACACCACACACAAGCATACACAACGAACAACAACAATAGCAGAAATCAGAGTAGTGGCAACACAAATAAAAAGAATAGTTAGAAGTTAAAtggttactacataatagtcagtCAATGCTCTATAACAATCAGTCATGGAATAACAAAGTCAATAAGTCATGCACTACTACAAAATATATCTTTGGTGAAACCATATTACTTCGGCCGCCTAGTTAACCATAGTCATAATTTATATTCACTCaacttaattttaatattttattataatacacTTTATCACGATCTAGAAAAAAATCGTTGTGATATATTAAAAGTTACTTGCTTTGATTCCCAACACCAACAATTTTTACTTCTTTTTGTTACAAAAAGGGTTGTCATTATactcttataaatatattaaaataaaatacctaCCATTACGGTTCATACCAGAAGCCGTCATGAATAGTACTTACATATTATCATGGTTTAGTTTAACAACTTAAATTTTGGTACACATATGTCAGATGTCAAACCATATGTCACGACATTGATATCACATCAGTCACAATAATAAGAACAATTATGTAGGTATGGTAAAGTtctgaaagtaaataacacagataattgttaacccaattcggTGTAACttcacctacatctgggggcgtccaagccatgaaggaaattcACTAAAATAGTATTAGTTTGAAGCCTAAGTAAACAACCTCGAGTTTACAATATTCTCACCTAATCACTACCCGTGCTATTTCTATCTAAGACACTCCTAGATATGAGACCCCTCTCACTTCCCTTCAATCACAAAATTGTGATAAACTAACAATGATAACAGAAAGATGAAAacattattcaaaaacacataatcaattctgcttaaaagcttatgattGATTAACAGATTACAACTCAAACTCATTCTAACTCTAATATCAAGGTGATAATAGAGTGGCTCAAAATAAATAATGAACAAATTAGAAACCCAAAAACTCTCTTTGAGATGCACGACTTCCAATTTGCCTTGGGTTTAGAATgtccttttaaaagatttttgatCTCTTCTTTACAGGTGTTGAGAAGATCATAATTTATTTGAATAAGTATGGCTTTAGCAGGAATGAGCTTTTCATTGAAGGTTGGAATATAAGGGAAAGAAAAaacatgtttctttcttttccatAAGGTATTAGGAAGCTCAGAAAAAACTTATTGTTTGAATTTATGATCTATCTCAATGATTCTCTTTTGGAGATTTTCATTTTTAAGATCGTTATCAATCTTGGAATAAAAAATCTCTTCTTGTAgagatttaatatgattttgtttattttgaatAGAGTTGGTTTTCTGAAAAATGGAATAGTTTTGAATAAAAGATAATTCCCTTTTTCTAATGGGAGTCATGAATTTGAAGGTAATAAGATTTCCTATTATATTGGTGGAAATTCCATCTTCTTTAACCATAAAAGGATAAATGGTTGTGAGAAAGGGGGTTCCTAGAATTATTTTGTGGTTGAGATTCTTGAGCAAAATGAAAGGAGTTTTGAAACAATACCCTTGATTACATATGTAAGAACTAGAAAGTTTATACTTGGTATTCAAGGGAGTGGCATTTTCAGCGACCAATGTTTCATTAGTCTTTTCATTGTATTTGGAAGGGAAAAGTCCTTCTTTGATAACATTTTGATCATCACCACTGTCCATGAGACAAGAGatattgattttgaaatcatcaACTACAAGAACGATGATGGAATACCATTTTTGAAATGTTATTCTCTCTATGggtgtttacccagaaatatggtaaacaatcgctagtttcctttttaaaggttacttttgcggaatcaactagaatattccaggactaat is part of the Vicia villosa cultivar HV-30 ecotype Madison, WI linkage group LG2, Vvil1.0, whole genome shotgun sequence genome and encodes:
- the LOC131646292 gene encoding two-component response regulator ARR5-like isoform X2, translating into METNGVVSIGVDAEEVHVLAVDDSLVDRKVIERLLKISACKVTAVDSGIRALQFLGLDEADGFIPGLKVDLVITDYCMPGMTGYELLKKIKESSTFREIPVVIMSSENILPRIDRCLEEGAEDFIVKPVKLSDVKRLKGYMTTRDVRGEIENREINVNFNGNVEGNKGAGINNKRKLEEASDEFSSEPSVSSSPSTSSSPLSSSPDVLDSPIRRLKMSDTE
- the LOC131646292 gene encoding two-component response regulator ARR5-like isoform X1, translating into METNGVVSIGVDAEEVHVLAVDDSLVDRKVIERLLKISACKVTAVDSGIRALQFLGLDEADGFIPGLKVDLVITDYCMPGMTGYELLKKIKQESSTFREIPVVIMSSENILPRIDRCLEEGAEDFIVKPVKLSDVKRLKGYMTTRDVRGEIENREINVNFNGNVEGNKGAGINNKRKLEEASDEFSSEPSVSSSPSTSSSPLSSSPDVLDSPIRRLKMSDTE